One region of Pleuronectes platessa chromosome 18, fPlePla1.1, whole genome shotgun sequence genomic DNA includes:
- the ppp1r10 gene encoding serine/threonine-protein phosphatase 1 regulatory subunit 10 isoform X1, whose protein sequence is MFFCVIPGMNTVCRRLNHRGLSTTQIHIFSSNMADGPMDPREILKGVEALLGKDGELRSLEGVPKVFSLMKASTKMVSRCMYLNILLQTKSHDVLNRFIRVGGYRLLNSWLTYSKTTNNSPLLQLILLILQKLPLKVDHLKQNNTAKLVKQLTKSADTDDLRKLASVLVDGWMATIRSQSVSSSGNSPADKKKKKEESKMPIRDLKEKSGDEDKKKEKPKAYAPSHTKIRSIGLEMDMTNPAPAKKAPTAPQLGDKYNIKPPVLKRPSSGPSDAPPQEKKYKPLNTPTNSAKEIKVKIIPAQPMEGTGFLDALNSAPVPGIKIKKKKQSNCTTTNTKAVSPTSNKASPFEGKTSTYSSSTAKPSSPETAASTTPTDENLEPEQPGTPIPSEDLEASDNSEKPNALSEPRGEEESMTKKGKKKKTVHWAEEEQLKHYFYFDLDETERVNVNKIKDFGEAAKRELMMDRQTFEMARRSSHDTMEERVPWTPPRPLTLVGSLVIPGANSTEKLTQRDREMGILQEIFLSKESVPDSPHEPDPEPYEPMPPRLIPLDEQDSSMLDDSFVEPMESTSQQGSAVAQNESSKLPPVLANLMVNLSNTSRSPQTTNTVNNPVAPSVNVQELLSSIMGASGNQSTEDLIKQPDFSDKIKQLLGSLQNQNQGGPPPVNQGLLGHGPGMNNMNNMNMHMQMPMNGGYPPNNPPGVPRFNHPPPPHNHGPPFNASVGPRMMGPPPGQGRGDNGNYWGDDSMRGGPHRGGHFHRGGRGRGGDPGFRGRGRGGPRGGHNNMNDMSKRPVCRHFMMKGSCRYESNCAFYHPGVNGPPLPPNHPANNQHPQHGH, encoded by the exons atgtttttttgtgtgattcCAGGTATGAATACGGTTTGCCGAAGACTGAACCATCGGGGACTTTCAACAACTCAAATTCACATTTTTTCTTCAA ATATGGCAGATGGACCAATGGACCCCAGAGAGATTTTGAAGGGTGTGGAGGCTCTGCTGGGGAAGGATGGAGAACTACGCAGCCTGGAGGGAGTCCCAAAGGTGTTTAG CCTCATGAAAGCTTCTACCAAGATGGTCAGCAGATGTATGTACCTGAACATTCTGCTGCAGACGAAATCTCACGATGTTCTTAACCG TTTTATCAGAGTCGGTGGCTACAGGCTGCTCAACTCCTGGCTCACCTACTCCAAAACTACCAACAATAGCCCTCTGTTGCAGCTCATTCTTCTCATACTGCAGAAGCTGCCTCTTAAAGTGGACCACCTCAAACAG AACAACACAGCCAAgctggtgaagcagctgaccAAGAGCGCAGACACTGATG accTCAGGAAGTTGGCATCAGTGCTCGTAGATGGCTGGATGGCAACAATACGGTCCCAGAGTGTCTCAAGCAGTGGCAACTCACCTGCAG ataagaaaaagaagaaagaggagagtaAGATGCCCATCCgtgatttgaaagaaaaaagtgGAGATGAAGataagaagaaggagaaacctAAAGCCTATGCACCCAGCCACACAAAGATTCGCTCCATAG GATTGGAGATGGACATGACGAACCCAGCCCCTGCTAAGAAGGCACCCACTGCCCCACAGTTGGGTGACAAGTACAACATTAAGCCACCAGTTCTAAAGAGGCCTAG CTCTGGCCCATCAGATGCTCCACCTCAGGAGAAAAAATACAAACCTCTTAATACCCCAACCAACTCTGCCAAAGAAATAAAAGTCAAAATTATTCCAGCACAGC CGATGGAGGGAACTGGGTTTTTAGATGCTCTGAACTCTGCCCCAGTGCCAGGGATtaagataaagaagaaaaaacaaagtaaCTGTACTACAACAAATACCAAGGCTGTCTCCCCTACATCCAACAAG gCAAGTCCATTTGAAGGCAAAACTTCTACGTACTCTTCATCTACTGCAAAACCATCATCGCCAGAAACTGCAGCCTCCACCACTCCCACTGATGAAAATCTGGAGCCGGAGCAGCCTGGGACCCCTATTCCCTCTGAAGATCTTGAGGCCTCTGACAACA GTGAGAAGCCTAATGCTCTCTCAGAACCACgtggagaagaagaaagcatgaccaaaaagggaaagaagaagaagacagttCACTgggctgaggaggagcagcttaAACATTACTTCTACTTTGATCTGgatgaaacagagagag TCAACGTCAACAAGATCAAAGACTTTGGTGAGGCTGCCAAACGAGAGCTAATGATGGACAGGCAGACGTTTGAGATGGCGCGTCGGAGCTCCCATGACACTATGGAAGAGAGGGTTCCCTGGACACCCCCAAGGCCCTTGACACTAGTTGGTAGCCTGGTCATCCCTGGGGCTAACAGCACAGAGAAACTTACCCAGAGAGATCGCGAGATGGGCATTCTGCAGGAGATCTTCCTCAGCAAAGAGAG TGTGCCTGACAGTCCACATGAACCAGACCCAGAGCCATATGAACCTATGCCTCCCCGTCTCATTCCACTGGACGAG CAGGACTCTTCCATGCTTGACGACAGTTTTGTTGAGCCCATGGAATCCACTTCACAGCAGGGCTCTGCTGTGGCTCAGAATGAGAGCTCCAAGTTGCCGCCTGTCCTGGCCAACCTCATGGTCAACCTAAGCAACACCTCTCGCAGCCCGCAAACTACAAACACAGTCAACAACCCCGTTGCTCCCTCTGTCAATGTACAGGAGCTGCTCTCATCCATCATG GGTGCTTCTGGTAACCAGTCTACTGAAGACTTGATCAAGCAACCTGACTTCTCAGACAAGATTAAACAATTACTTGGCTCCctgcagaaccagaaccagggtGGACCTCCACCAG TCAACCAGGGTTTACTGGGCCACGGTCCAGGCATGAACAATATGAACAACATGAACATGCACATGCAGATGCCCATGAATGGTGGCTACCCACCCAACAACCCACCCGGTGTTCCCCGCTTcaaccaccccccaccccctcacaacCACGGACCACCTTTCAATGCCAGTGTAGGCCCTCGCATGATGGGGCCACCACCAGGCCAGGGCCGAGGAGACAATGGCAATTACTGGGGAGACGACTCAATGAGAGGAGGGCCCCACAGAGGGGGTCACTTCCACcgaggaggaagggggagaggaggagacccaGGCTTCAggggacgaggacgaggagggcCCAGAGGAggacacaacaacatgaacG ACATGTCCAAGAGGCCTGTGTGTCGTCACTTCATGATGAAAGGAAGCTGCAGGTATGAGAGCAACTGTGCTTTCTACCACCCTGGCGTAAACGGACCACCGCTGCCTCCAAACCACCCTGCTAACAACCAGCATCCACAGCATGGGCACTAG
- the ppp1r10 gene encoding serine/threonine-protein phosphatase 1 regulatory subunit 10 isoform X2 translates to MFFCVIPGMNTVCRRLNHRGLSTTQIHIFSSNMADGPMDPREILKGVEALLGKDGELRSLEGVPKVFSLMKASTKMVSRCMYLNILLQTKSHDVLNRFIRVGGYRLLNSWLTYSKTTNNSPLLQLILLILQKLPLKVDHLKQNNTAKLVKQLTKSADTDDLRKLASVLVDGWMATIRSQSVSSSGNSPADKKKKKEESKMPIRDLKEKSGDEDKKKEKPKAYAPSHTKIRSIGLEMDMTNPAPAKKAPTAPQLGDKYNIKPPVLKRPSSGPSDAPPQEKKYKPLNTPTNSAKEIKVKIIPAQPMEGTGFLDALNSAPVPGIKIKKKKQSNCTTTNTKAVSPTSNKASPFEGKTSTYSSSTAKPSSPETAASTTPTDENLEPEQPGTPIPSEDLEASDNSEKPNALSEPRGEEESMTKKGKKKKTVHWAEEEQLKHYFYFDLDETERVNVNKIKDFGEAAKRELMMDRQTFEMARRSSHDTMEERVPWTPPRPLTLVGSLVIPGANSTEKLTQRDREMGILQEIFLSKESVPDSPHEPDPEPYEPMPPRLIPLDEDSSMLDDSFVEPMESTSQQGSAVAQNESSKLPPVLANLMVNLSNTSRSPQTTNTVNNPVAPSVNVQELLSSIMGASGNQSTEDLIKQPDFSDKIKQLLGSLQNQNQGGPPPVNQGLLGHGPGMNNMNNMNMHMQMPMNGGYPPNNPPGVPRFNHPPPPHNHGPPFNASVGPRMMGPPPGQGRGDNGNYWGDDSMRGGPHRGGHFHRGGRGRGGDPGFRGRGRGGPRGGHNNMNDMSKRPVCRHFMMKGSCRYESNCAFYHPGVNGPPLPPNHPANNQHPQHGH, encoded by the exons atgtttttttgtgtgattcCAGGTATGAATACGGTTTGCCGAAGACTGAACCATCGGGGACTTTCAACAACTCAAATTCACATTTTTTCTTCAA ATATGGCAGATGGACCAATGGACCCCAGAGAGATTTTGAAGGGTGTGGAGGCTCTGCTGGGGAAGGATGGAGAACTACGCAGCCTGGAGGGAGTCCCAAAGGTGTTTAG CCTCATGAAAGCTTCTACCAAGATGGTCAGCAGATGTATGTACCTGAACATTCTGCTGCAGACGAAATCTCACGATGTTCTTAACCG TTTTATCAGAGTCGGTGGCTACAGGCTGCTCAACTCCTGGCTCACCTACTCCAAAACTACCAACAATAGCCCTCTGTTGCAGCTCATTCTTCTCATACTGCAGAAGCTGCCTCTTAAAGTGGACCACCTCAAACAG AACAACACAGCCAAgctggtgaagcagctgaccAAGAGCGCAGACACTGATG accTCAGGAAGTTGGCATCAGTGCTCGTAGATGGCTGGATGGCAACAATACGGTCCCAGAGTGTCTCAAGCAGTGGCAACTCACCTGCAG ataagaaaaagaagaaagaggagagtaAGATGCCCATCCgtgatttgaaagaaaaaagtgGAGATGAAGataagaagaaggagaaacctAAAGCCTATGCACCCAGCCACACAAAGATTCGCTCCATAG GATTGGAGATGGACATGACGAACCCAGCCCCTGCTAAGAAGGCACCCACTGCCCCACAGTTGGGTGACAAGTACAACATTAAGCCACCAGTTCTAAAGAGGCCTAG CTCTGGCCCATCAGATGCTCCACCTCAGGAGAAAAAATACAAACCTCTTAATACCCCAACCAACTCTGCCAAAGAAATAAAAGTCAAAATTATTCCAGCACAGC CGATGGAGGGAACTGGGTTTTTAGATGCTCTGAACTCTGCCCCAGTGCCAGGGATtaagataaagaagaaaaaacaaagtaaCTGTACTACAACAAATACCAAGGCTGTCTCCCCTACATCCAACAAG gCAAGTCCATTTGAAGGCAAAACTTCTACGTACTCTTCATCTACTGCAAAACCATCATCGCCAGAAACTGCAGCCTCCACCACTCCCACTGATGAAAATCTGGAGCCGGAGCAGCCTGGGACCCCTATTCCCTCTGAAGATCTTGAGGCCTCTGACAACA GTGAGAAGCCTAATGCTCTCTCAGAACCACgtggagaagaagaaagcatgaccaaaaagggaaagaagaagaagacagttCACTgggctgaggaggagcagcttaAACATTACTTCTACTTTGATCTGgatgaaacagagagag TCAACGTCAACAAGATCAAAGACTTTGGTGAGGCTGCCAAACGAGAGCTAATGATGGACAGGCAGACGTTTGAGATGGCGCGTCGGAGCTCCCATGACACTATGGAAGAGAGGGTTCCCTGGACACCCCCAAGGCCCTTGACACTAGTTGGTAGCCTGGTCATCCCTGGGGCTAACAGCACAGAGAAACTTACCCAGAGAGATCGCGAGATGGGCATTCTGCAGGAGATCTTCCTCAGCAAAGAGAG TGTGCCTGACAGTCCACATGAACCAGACCCAGAGCCATATGAACCTATGCCTCCCCGTCTCATTCCACTGGACGAG GACTCTTCCATGCTTGACGACAGTTTTGTTGAGCCCATGGAATCCACTTCACAGCAGGGCTCTGCTGTGGCTCAGAATGAGAGCTCCAAGTTGCCGCCTGTCCTGGCCAACCTCATGGTCAACCTAAGCAACACCTCTCGCAGCCCGCAAACTACAAACACAGTCAACAACCCCGTTGCTCCCTCTGTCAATGTACAGGAGCTGCTCTCATCCATCATG GGTGCTTCTGGTAACCAGTCTACTGAAGACTTGATCAAGCAACCTGACTTCTCAGACAAGATTAAACAATTACTTGGCTCCctgcagaaccagaaccagggtGGACCTCCACCAG TCAACCAGGGTTTACTGGGCCACGGTCCAGGCATGAACAATATGAACAACATGAACATGCACATGCAGATGCCCATGAATGGTGGCTACCCACCCAACAACCCACCCGGTGTTCCCCGCTTcaaccaccccccaccccctcacaacCACGGACCACCTTTCAATGCCAGTGTAGGCCCTCGCATGATGGGGCCACCACCAGGCCAGGGCCGAGGAGACAATGGCAATTACTGGGGAGACGACTCAATGAGAGGAGGGCCCCACAGAGGGGGTCACTTCCACcgaggaggaagggggagaggaggagacccaGGCTTCAggggacgaggacgaggagggcCCAGAGGAggacacaacaacatgaacG ACATGTCCAAGAGGCCTGTGTGTCGTCACTTCATGATGAAAGGAAGCTGCAGGTATGAGAGCAACTGTGCTTTCTACCACCCTGGCGTAAACGGACCACCGCTGCCTCCAAACCACCCTGCTAACAACCAGCATCCACAGCATGGGCACTAG
- the mrps18b gene encoding 28S ribosomal protein S18b, mitochondrial — protein sequence MATAIQRVAKDLCSLSPSIFHPLRQIQRLSRRLGPSPYLPHSHFFCKAASPQNEDSTQAAEALSRYNDRPWDYLESEEYIERYGASPVWEGYRRNHKGGIPPQTTRKTCIRGDKICGNPCPICRDPNTVIHHQNVKLLQQFISPHSGIVYDSTQTGLCMKQQKKLNEAISTAQDLGLLRFQIPYVKFTGEDFYSSHDAVGSTPPHPSLNSGDTWYKWYSEIIPDGKEVAKVKKAYKAYLK from the exons ATGGCTACCGCCATCCAACGCGTCGCGAAGGATTTGTGCAGTCTGTCGCCTTCGATTTTTCATCCACTTCGACAGATTCAG AGGCTCTCGCGTAGACTGGGCCCCTCGCCATACTTACCTCATAGTCATTTTTTCTGCAAAGCGGCATCACCCCAGAATGAGGACTCTACCCAGGCTGCTGAGGCTCTATCCCGCTACAATGACAGACCCTGGGATTATCTGGAGAGTGAAG AGTACATTGAGAGGTATGGAGCCAGTCCGGTGTGGGAAGGCTACAGGAGAAACCACAAAGGAGGCATTCCCCCACAGACGACACGCAAGACCTGCATT AGAGGAGACAAGATATGTGGCAACCCCTGTCCAATTTGTCGGGATCCAAACACTGTTATTCACCATCAG AATGTGAAATTATTGCAGCAGTTCATTAGTCCCCATTCTGGAATCGTGTATGATTCCACTCAAACCG GTTTGTGTATGAAACAGCAGAAGAAGCTAAATGAGGCCATCAGCACAGCACAAGATCTTG GCTTACTACGCTTTCAGATTCCATATGTGAAATTTACTGGAGAAGACTTCTACAGTTCTCATGATGCTGTGGGCTCCACACCACCTCACCCATCCTTAAACTCTGGAGACACCTGGTATAAATGGTACAGTGAAATAATACCTGATGGGAAAGAAGTGGCTAAAGTCAAGAAGGCATACAAGGCTTATTTAAAGTGA
- the ppp1r10 gene encoding serine/threonine-protein phosphatase 1 regulatory subunit 10 isoform X3 — MADGPMDPREILKGVEALLGKDGELRSLEGVPKVFSLMKASTKMVSRCMYLNILLQTKSHDVLNRFIRVGGYRLLNSWLTYSKTTNNSPLLQLILLILQKLPLKVDHLKQNNTAKLVKQLTKSADTDDLRKLASVLVDGWMATIRSQSVSSSGNSPADKKKKKEESKMPIRDLKEKSGDEDKKKEKPKAYAPSHTKIRSIGLEMDMTNPAPAKKAPTAPQLGDKYNIKPPVLKRPSSGPSDAPPQEKKYKPLNTPTNSAKEIKVKIIPAQPMEGTGFLDALNSAPVPGIKIKKKKQSNCTTTNTKAVSPTSNKASPFEGKTSTYSSSTAKPSSPETAASTTPTDENLEPEQPGTPIPSEDLEASDNSEKPNALSEPRGEEESMTKKGKKKKTVHWAEEEQLKHYFYFDLDETERVNVNKIKDFGEAAKRELMMDRQTFEMARRSSHDTMEERVPWTPPRPLTLVGSLVIPGANSTEKLTQRDREMGILQEIFLSKESVPDSPHEPDPEPYEPMPPRLIPLDEQDSSMLDDSFVEPMESTSQQGSAVAQNESSKLPPVLANLMVNLSNTSRSPQTTNTVNNPVAPSVNVQELLSSIMGASGNQSTEDLIKQPDFSDKIKQLLGSLQNQNQGGPPPVNQGLLGHGPGMNNMNNMNMHMQMPMNGGYPPNNPPGVPRFNHPPPPHNHGPPFNASVGPRMMGPPPGQGRGDNGNYWGDDSMRGGPHRGGHFHRGGRGRGGDPGFRGRGRGGPRGGHNNMNDMSKRPVCRHFMMKGSCRYESNCAFYHPGVNGPPLPPNHPANNQHPQHGH, encoded by the exons ATGGCAGATGGACCAATGGACCCCAGAGAGATTTTGAAGGGTGTGGAGGCTCTGCTGGGGAAGGATGGAGAACTACGCAGCCTGGAGGGAGTCCCAAAGGTGTTTAG CCTCATGAAAGCTTCTACCAAGATGGTCAGCAGATGTATGTACCTGAACATTCTGCTGCAGACGAAATCTCACGATGTTCTTAACCG TTTTATCAGAGTCGGTGGCTACAGGCTGCTCAACTCCTGGCTCACCTACTCCAAAACTACCAACAATAGCCCTCTGTTGCAGCTCATTCTTCTCATACTGCAGAAGCTGCCTCTTAAAGTGGACCACCTCAAACAG AACAACACAGCCAAgctggtgaagcagctgaccAAGAGCGCAGACACTGATG accTCAGGAAGTTGGCATCAGTGCTCGTAGATGGCTGGATGGCAACAATACGGTCCCAGAGTGTCTCAAGCAGTGGCAACTCACCTGCAG ataagaaaaagaagaaagaggagagtaAGATGCCCATCCgtgatttgaaagaaaaaagtgGAGATGAAGataagaagaaggagaaacctAAAGCCTATGCACCCAGCCACACAAAGATTCGCTCCATAG GATTGGAGATGGACATGACGAACCCAGCCCCTGCTAAGAAGGCACCCACTGCCCCACAGTTGGGTGACAAGTACAACATTAAGCCACCAGTTCTAAAGAGGCCTAG CTCTGGCCCATCAGATGCTCCACCTCAGGAGAAAAAATACAAACCTCTTAATACCCCAACCAACTCTGCCAAAGAAATAAAAGTCAAAATTATTCCAGCACAGC CGATGGAGGGAACTGGGTTTTTAGATGCTCTGAACTCTGCCCCAGTGCCAGGGATtaagataaagaagaaaaaacaaagtaaCTGTACTACAACAAATACCAAGGCTGTCTCCCCTACATCCAACAAG gCAAGTCCATTTGAAGGCAAAACTTCTACGTACTCTTCATCTACTGCAAAACCATCATCGCCAGAAACTGCAGCCTCCACCACTCCCACTGATGAAAATCTGGAGCCGGAGCAGCCTGGGACCCCTATTCCCTCTGAAGATCTTGAGGCCTCTGACAACA GTGAGAAGCCTAATGCTCTCTCAGAACCACgtggagaagaagaaagcatgaccaaaaagggaaagaagaagaagacagttCACTgggctgaggaggagcagcttaAACATTACTTCTACTTTGATCTGgatgaaacagagagag TCAACGTCAACAAGATCAAAGACTTTGGTGAGGCTGCCAAACGAGAGCTAATGATGGACAGGCAGACGTTTGAGATGGCGCGTCGGAGCTCCCATGACACTATGGAAGAGAGGGTTCCCTGGACACCCCCAAGGCCCTTGACACTAGTTGGTAGCCTGGTCATCCCTGGGGCTAACAGCACAGAGAAACTTACCCAGAGAGATCGCGAGATGGGCATTCTGCAGGAGATCTTCCTCAGCAAAGAGAG TGTGCCTGACAGTCCACATGAACCAGACCCAGAGCCATATGAACCTATGCCTCCCCGTCTCATTCCACTGGACGAG CAGGACTCTTCCATGCTTGACGACAGTTTTGTTGAGCCCATGGAATCCACTTCACAGCAGGGCTCTGCTGTGGCTCAGAATGAGAGCTCCAAGTTGCCGCCTGTCCTGGCCAACCTCATGGTCAACCTAAGCAACACCTCTCGCAGCCCGCAAACTACAAACACAGTCAACAACCCCGTTGCTCCCTCTGTCAATGTACAGGAGCTGCTCTCATCCATCATG GGTGCTTCTGGTAACCAGTCTACTGAAGACTTGATCAAGCAACCTGACTTCTCAGACAAGATTAAACAATTACTTGGCTCCctgcagaaccagaaccagggtGGACCTCCACCAG TCAACCAGGGTTTACTGGGCCACGGTCCAGGCATGAACAATATGAACAACATGAACATGCACATGCAGATGCCCATGAATGGTGGCTACCCACCCAACAACCCACCCGGTGTTCCCCGCTTcaaccaccccccaccccctcacaacCACGGACCACCTTTCAATGCCAGTGTAGGCCCTCGCATGATGGGGCCACCACCAGGCCAGGGCCGAGGAGACAATGGCAATTACTGGGGAGACGACTCAATGAGAGGAGGGCCCCACAGAGGGGGTCACTTCCACcgaggaggaagggggagaggaggagacccaGGCTTCAggggacgaggacgaggagggcCCAGAGGAggacacaacaacatgaacG ACATGTCCAAGAGGCCTGTGTGTCGTCACTTCATGATGAAAGGAAGCTGCAGGTATGAGAGCAACTGTGCTTTCTACCACCCTGGCGTAAACGGACCACCGCTGCCTCCAAACCACCCTGCTAACAACCAGCATCCACAGCATGGGCACTAG